The Camelus dromedarius isolate mCamDro1 chromosome 8, mCamDro1.pat, whole genome shotgun sequence DNA segment caaatttAACAAtaacattaaaaggatcacacaccatgatcaagtgggatttatcccaaagATGCAAGGGtttttcaatatttgcaaattaatcaatatgatacaccacattaacaaacagaagaataaaaaccatatgattatctcaatagatgcagaaaaagcttttgataaaattcaacatccatttatgatagaaactctccagaaagtgggaaaagagggaacatatctcaacataacaaaggccatataacacagctaacatcatactcagtggtgaaaaagtgaaagcatttcctctaagattaggaacaagacaaggatgcccactctcaccacatttattcaacatagttttgcaagtcctagccacagcaatcagagacaaaacagaaataaaaggaatccaaactggaaaataagaagtaaaactatcattgtttgcagataacatgatactatacatagaagaTCCTAGAGATgacaccagaaaactactagagctcatcaatgaatctgGTAAAGTTGCAGTgtacaaaattaacataaataaatctgTCGCATTTCTGTACATTGActatgaaatatcagaaagagaaattaaggaaacaatcccatttacaaatgcatcaaaaaggataaaatacctaggaataaacctacctaaggaggcaaaaaacctgtattctgaaaactgtaagaccctgatgaaagaaattgaagatgacatgaacagatggaaagatatgacatattcttggattggaattatcaatattgttaaaatgatgatactacccaaggcaatatacagattcagtgcaacccctatcACATTACCAACAGCATTTTCCACTAGAAACTAGAACAAAACTagaacagaactagaacaaaaaatgttaaaatttgtatggaaacataaatAGCAAATAGCCCCCAATAGcaaaaacagtcttgagaaagaagaatggagctggaggaatcacactccctgactttaGGCTATACTACAAAAACTACAATAATCAAATCTGTATCatactggcacaaaaagacacacagatcaatggaacaggatagaaagaccagaaataaacccatgcatttatggtcaattaatctataacaaaggaggcaagaatatacaactgaaaaaagatagtttttgtcagttttcagtttcagttttcaataagtgatgctgggaaaactggacagctacatgtaaaagaacaaaattagaacattctctaacaccatatacaaaaataaactcaaaatggattgaagacctaaatgtaagattggatactataaaactcctagaggaacacataggcagaatactcttggacataaattgcagcaatattttttgggaTCCATTGCCTACCGTAATGGAAATAatagcaaaagtaaacaaataggacctaattaaagtGAAAAGCTTTTGAATGACAAAGAAAGCCATAAACAaagtgaaatgggagaaaatactgccaaatgatgcaactgattagggattaattttcaaaatatataaacagctaatacagctcagtatcaaaaaatcaaacaacccaatcaaaaaataggcagaagacctcaacagacatttctccaaagacatacagaaagtcaacattgctaattataaGGGAAatggcaaatcaaaactacaatgaagtatcacctcatatTGGTCAGAATGGCGATTgtcaaaaatctataaataataaatgctggagagggtgtggaagaaagggaaccctcctacactgttggagggaatACAAATTGGTTcagccattagggaaaacagtatagaggttccttaaataactaaaaatagtcttaccagatgatccagcaatgtcactcctgggtatatatccagaaaagataaaactctaattcaaaaagatatgtgcactccaatgttcacagcagcactatttacaacagccaagacatggaagcaacttaaatgtctattgacagatgaatagataaagaagttgtggtgtatatatacacaatggaatattactcagccatgaaaaacaatgaactaatgccatttgcagcaacatggatggacccaaaAATTATCACAAAAAGTGAAGTCAgggaaaagacaaatatcatatatcacttatatgtggaatctaaaaaagtgatacaaaggaacttacttacaaaacagaaacagattcatagacatagaaaacaaatttatggttaccaaaggggaacactgggaaagggataaattaggagtttgggatgaacagatacacactactacatgtaaaacagatgaaagaaggacctactgtgtagcagagggaactatgttcaatagcttgtaataacctataatgggaaagaatctgaaaatgagtatttatatatatgtatataattgaatcactttgctatacacctgaaactaccacattgtaaatcaactatacttcaattaaaaaaaagaaaaatgaaaagaaaaaaaatgaggtagTGTAAAAGCCCACTATACACACTTTATGTAACATTAGGATGTAACttcaaaatcagtttttaataaacatataaagGATTCTGACTATAAAAACTACATTGAGTCACGTGTGTAAAATGTTATCTACAAAACTGATAACAGTAGGAATGGTGAACAATAATTTGTAGTTCTAAActtgggttaaaaaaaacaaaccaaaaatctgggttcacagttttaaaaacatttatttatttatattaggatgactatttttaaaaaattgtagttgatttaaaatgttgtgttagtttctggtgtacagcatagtgattcagttatatgtttaaaaatgtattctttttcattataggttattacaagctattgaatacagttaatacagttctctgtgctatacagtaggacttgatcaattttttaattgcttatgTCCAATACAAATCAGAGTGTTTAAATTCACAGCACAAGTTTTATTAGTCttgagtatttttatattatttatatgaatACTATCTGCTGTATTAACACATACTGCTTTCAGCATACTGATGCAGATTATTTTCTAGTTATTGTTAACAGTAAGTATGGTAGGGTGTTCTGCAGAAGTCCTAAGTTATCATTCACTGAGTTACTTGTTGTTGTTCCTTTTCTGCCATTTCTTGTTGGCGAATTGCATCCTGTGCTGCTTGCtgcattttctccagtttttccagAGTCAGAGATTTTAAGGGTAAAAGTTTGGGTTTACACAGCACCATTGTGGTTATATCTTCCACAGACAACTGccctacatttaaaaagaaataagaattaattGGAGTGAGATAACACAGCTGTTTGGTGGTTTCGACTGGCAGCTAGGATGAAGGTCCAAACTTAACCCTCTGTCATTGAAAATCTCTTACTCTCATAGTTATCCCTGCAACATTtattcaatataaaaaatataagcaACATTTAATACTAGGGAGTTCAGGAGGAAGACAGATTTTGAACTTCCAACCTAAGATTCTAAGCTACCATGAGATACACAACTTTTTGTGTCAGAtgtttaacttgaaaaaaaatatttgggagaAATACAATGTACATAAAAGTACTTGTAAAGTATGGTATTAACCCAACAGAAAGAATTCAAATTACTGGAAGTTTAACTTAAGCCTTCAGCTTTTCTTACAATGTTTGATTTAGGTTTCTTTTCCCCCACTTTCAGACCTTATTTAACATTATGGTAAATTATGGTCTTatctttttcactgaaaatttctTAATGTAATTCTGCAATCTTGAGTATAACAGGACTTCTACATTTAACAAACAATCAAACCTTCATTTTACATCCTTTCACTTGGGAAAAAAGTGATTATTTCTTTGCAATCTACTCATGACAAAAGCATAGTAAAAGCCGACAGTAAATGTAGCGGCATATAGAACATAAAATAGTTTCAGATGTTTAGCTAATAGCATAGATGTTTGGGTCCCTAAAATATTCTATGATCTAAGTATTTGTGACTTAGATACCTTGTTTTGGAAGAACTTCCTGGAACATTGGCTTCACTTCTGCCATATCTGATGCAGTTTCTTCCTTCAATGAGAAAtcaattattatcattattcaaGAATGAATTCCCAAAGCATATTGCTTATTTCCACTGTGGCTGAAGAAGTAAAATCACAATTTCTATAGAAAATGAACTATACTATCCTTGCTTAATTTTCCCATTAGTTatctgtgtcttttcatttaaACAAGGTTGAGATAGTTCATATAAGAATCCAGATCTTGTCAATTTTCACTCATCAATGGTGGTGGGATTTGGAAGGCTTCGTGTTCTAAATTTTACCCCACCTAGTGAAAACTGGTAGGTCTTAAGTTTTGCAGACAAAGGTAATTATCTAATAGGTATTTATCCAGCTGAGGGAAAACAAAGGCATTTATGTGCAGCCATCTTGGTTCACTGATAACATCTCCCCTGAATGGTGGGTGACATAAAAGACATGACAATTTGGGAGGTGGAGTACGGCAGGTTGTTAGGGAAAGGAGGAGCTAACAGCCAATTTCTTTGTTACAATGACAAAAAGCATCCTACAGATCAGTTACTGGTTACACAGCTGCAATGTGTAAGGAAGCAACACAAAAGGCTGAAATAGGCTCTTGAATACCAGAAGCGAGGTATGcttttcagtttattattttcCTCTAATACAAAGATACTATATGCTGAAGTGCCAGCAGATACCCTTACATGAGTATTTTGTTATGAATATCCTAGCATATATGTCATCCATGGCTGATGACATCTGTTCCCAGTGTTATATCTCAGTTTATGCCAGGTTACGTATATTCAAGGTGTCTTGGGCTGTAATTTGTAGCTTGATCCCTTTCCAAACATAGATGCTTCTCCAGACAGTCACGCCCATTTTGTGGTATTTCGCCATACTGATGCAACTTACCCTGTGTGTTTCACAACATCACCACCACAGAAGAAAGATTTATTATTTACAACGTGGTGATGCTGGCTTAGTGCCTGCCTTTACCACCCTCTGCAAATTAAAGTCAAGTGAAGCTGCTTCTGGTCTTAGTGATTCCCATTACTACATTACTAACTGACATTACTAATAAAAGCTTCCTACTCTCCATCCACCAAGCATCTCCCCCTTCTCTTGTTCAAATTCCTTATTTTGGAACATCTAATTTTCCTGAGGAAGCTCTATCCGCTTTCCAGAACAGTCATCAAAATTTACCCCTATACTACTCTGTCTGGGAATGAAGATGAAGTATGGAATGGACCAGGAATAAAGCAACTCATCACTAACTAGGATCTGAGAAAAATGCAATATACAGTTTACTTAGAATGCACAGCTTCTTCTGCCATGTTCTTTCCTTTTCGTTACTTAGGCCTGCTAGGGGTAACTAGTaatcatttcctttctctccccccaGGTTATGTTGAAGGCTAATAACACTGAAGACCCCTGATTAGCCTGAAAATAACTATAATAAACAACACTTAGCTTCTTCATTAAAGATATCACAATGAAAATATTCATTAGGCCCTTATTTGGTGCAAATCTGAAATGATATGCTACTGAAAAGGAGGAGAAACATAAATGTTGATAAATGTAAAGGAAATGCATAGCAGCTAAGAGCTTTTGTATCATCAAGGGAGTTccggtcaagatggtggagttgtaggaccatgagcttgcctctccttgcaactacaacgaaaccacaactgaatgctaaacggccatagaaaaaagactggaacctagcaaaaaagatcttctgcaactggaaacataaaagaaGGAACAActgcaggatggtaggaggggcgtgctcacGATAttattgggccccataccccccaaGTGGgtaacccacaagctgaagatttgttaagttgcagaggccctcccacaggagtaaGGGCTCTAAGCCCtagtcaggctccccagctcaggtcCTGGCAATTGGGAAGTTTTTGTAACATCAAATTTTTTATCACCAAAATGCTAAAATGGTGGATGAACAAATACTTAAATCTTAGCTGTTTTATAGAGTAGCAACTCCAGCTTCTAGAATTTAATCACTATCTTATGCTTTCTCTTCTCTATACTTCTTTTACATCCAAAATCTGGACTGAGGAAAACAATGAAACTTGGTGCTCTACCAAACCTTAGTTCTCTGACTAAGCTGCCATTGTTACCGGAAAGGGTGTGGGGCCAAAGGGAGTGGGTTGGGCCTAGTGTGGGGAAGATCAGTGCCGTCAGTTGCCTGGGGGGGTAGTATCTACTAGGGTTAGTTCTTATTCCTAGGCCCCTCTAGGCATcagcaagagagaaacagaaagggaagggCTAAAATAAGCAAGGTGGTAGTTGGATGGCCAGCACTGGCAAGGCTACACTGTCTTGATAATCAACTGCTCAGGAAGCCCAGAGTAGGaagaacatttatatttttctccaggtgACCTGCTAAAAGCCAAACATGGGTGCTTTGCCTGCTGTAATGTGCCCTAAGGAGTTGTGGCTACTCCTAAAGGTACTTTCTTATTGGTAAGGTACGATGTGTGTAACAACAGGGACAGATGGGCCAAAGAAGAAACATACCAGTTATGGATGAAATTCATGTGTATTATACAAATGCCACATCattcaatttaataaatatgtgaATGTCTACCATGTGCCCGGCACAGGTTATTagtgaacaaaagagagaaaaaccttTTGCTTACAGTCTAGAGTATGGGGAAAGAAACAGGTAACAGAATGCTATTAGAAAGTAGTTTAAATGttataggaaataaaatagtttaaagggATGTAGGAGTTCTGGGGGAGGTGGGTAGAATTTACAGTTTAAATAGGAAAATCATTATGGCctcattaagaaagtgaaaatcatTGTGGTCttattttggtgtgtgtgttaATGTCTTTTGAGATTGCAAGAAAGTCAAAAGCCTGATAGTATCCACACTTAGGGCATGTGTAAGAGATGGGCACTCTCTGTTGATGGGCGGGTTTGTTGGTACAGCTTTTTTAGAAGAATAATTTGcagtatcttttaatttttttgcagtaTCTACTAAAACCAAACATGCACATTTTCTTTGATACAGATATTTTACTACTAATAATGAGACCTAAAGAAACAGAGCATGAGTATATAAAGATATAGAGAATATTCACTAGGGCATTGCACTGAATGGCAAAATGTTCAGCAACAGGTGAATTTAAATGTTGTCATATGTCacaggttaaataaattatgggaCAGtaagtcatacaatggaatactatgccagattttaaaatgatacagatCATCAAGGCATGTTTTATGAGAAAGCATtaaactgcaaaaataaaataaaattcttacacCAACAGAACCCAAAGTTTTAAAGCTTAGAGAAAGCAGTGTCAATTAATCAATTTCTGAAGCTTTTGGTCTGGGTAATTGGAAAATAATCTGCTGCTTCCTTTTCCCCCAGTTTCTTTAGTTTGTGACTTCTCCCAGAGATAATGGTTTTGATGGATGGTACATTTCAAAGTCATGACAAAGTAAGCAAACATGTCATAGCCATTTGAGCTAGATGTCTAAAATTAATGCAGAAGAACCTGGAGGGAAACCAAATCTTTGTCATGAAAATTTGAACAAGTTGCAGGAGTAAGAGTTGAAAGACACTGATGTCTAGGCAGGATTACTACTTTAAATCAATCACACATGTTGATAACATAAGTTAGTCATACGACTTGGACAAGTTAAAAACCCCTAGGTTTAGTTTGGTTACCAAACTAAATTGTGCATGTAGGATTGGACAAAAGAACAAAAGCATCCTTTTGAACCTTGAGAATGTACACCAGTGGTCCTCAAATTTTATGTTTGCATAACCCCCAAAGAGATTTTGAAAAACTAGGTACCCTTTTACACATTTCTAAATAGACATATAAAATTGTTATCATAAGTTTAGTTACAAAGGATAAAATTTccagcatatttaaaaataaccactATAGCAATCTTTTAAGAATATacacaatataataaaataccatagcAATTTGATAGCTACCATCAtccattgattaaaaaaaataaagaactctttttttaaatcagaagttttacatctttttttctccctacacCTCTGTTTCCATTCCACttaattttattcaaatgtaATATGTTTTCATGCTTGAACATATTTTAGTAATTACCCTACCATAACTTCTctgcacataaatgtttataaatttaaatgaaaaacttaaaaatattctgGATTCGGTTATTCCAGTTATTAatgaaaactgataaaaataaattacacattGATAATATAATTACTGGGCATAAAGAATAAAGTTAATGGCTACTGTTAATAAGGACAAAGCTTTGGAAATAAACACTGGACAGTAAAAACTGGAGTAGAAAAGGATGCTCTTTTTGTTGACAAGGGAATTATTCTTTCAGAGTGGAAAATAAAcgaaaaattaagaacagaaacTTAGAATCATATATGCCTATCCAAAcagattttttctttcaacaaacatACTAAATGTCTATAATGTACCAGTCATGGCTAATTGAGGGAGATGTAGTAGATTAAGAAACAGTTCTTCTCCTTCAGGAATTTGGGGGAAGAGATAGGGGCAAGACACGTGTAAGTAAACAATTGCAATTGAATACAACATACTTTAATGA contains these protein-coding regions:
- the BBIP1 gene encoding BBSome-interacting protein 1, producing MAEVKPMFQEVLPKQGQLSVEDITTMVLCKPKLLPLKSLTLEKLEKMQQAAQDAIRQQEMAEKEQQQVTQ